From one Candidatus Eremiobacteraceae bacterium genomic stretch:
- a CDS encoding xanthine dehydrogenase family protein subunit M, with product MRPFRFSRIESVSAALDAAGVGGSAKYIAGGTNILDLMKDDVEGPALLIDINALPLRTIELRSDRLYIGALARMSDVASHAAVRSSFPMIASSLDQSASPQLRNMASIGGNILQRTRCPYFRDVATPCNKRTPASGCGAIGGINRMQAILGTSDQCIATHASDLAVTLVALDAIVHVTGSKGDRDVSIHDFYQLPQANPNIETTLHQDELITAVSVPLLPFAHNSTYLKVRDRMEYEFALASAAVAIEISNNSIGDVRIALGGVGTIPWRSRQAERTLIGAPATRDSFERAAEAALLGARGHGENNFKVQLAKRTLVRAIEITLETA from the coding sequence ATGAGGCCGTTTCGCTTCTCTCGTATCGAAAGTGTTTCTGCTGCATTGGATGCTGCGGGCGTGGGCGGCTCGGCGAAGTATATCGCGGGTGGCACGAATATTCTAGACCTGATGAAAGATGACGTCGAAGGACCTGCATTGCTCATCGACATCAACGCACTTCCGCTACGCACAATTGAACTTCGCAGCGATCGGTTATACATCGGCGCGCTGGCTCGCATGAGCGACGTCGCCTCTCATGCCGCCGTCCGCAGTTCCTTCCCAATGATCGCAAGTTCGCTCGATCAAAGCGCCTCGCCCCAACTGCGCAATATGGCGTCGATCGGCGGCAATATCCTACAACGCACGCGATGTCCCTACTTCCGCGACGTGGCCACGCCATGCAATAAGCGCACCCCGGCAAGCGGCTGCGGCGCTATCGGCGGAATCAACCGGATGCAGGCGATTCTCGGCACGAGCGATCAGTGCATCGCGACGCATGCTTCTGACCTCGCGGTCACGTTGGTTGCGCTCGATGCGATCGTTCATGTGACCGGAAGTAAGGGAGATCGCGATGTCAGCATTCATGACTTCTATCAGCTGCCACAAGCGAACCCCAACATCGAAACGACGCTTCATCAAGACGAACTGATAACGGCGGTCTCCGTTCCACTGCTTCCGTTTGCGCACAATTCCACATATTTGAAAGTGCGCGACCGCATGGAATACGAATTTGCGCTCGCCTCGGCAGCTGTCGCCATCGAGATAAGCAATAATTCGATTGGTGATGTGCGCATCGCCCTGGGTGGCGTTGGCACGATACCGTGGCGTTCGCGCCAAGCAGAACGCACTTTGATAGGTGCGCCCGCGACTCGAGACTCATTCGAGCGTGCAGCCGAGGCCGCGCTCTTAGGCGCTCGCGGACATGGCGAAAACAACTTCAAGGTGCAACTTGCAAAGCGCACGCTGGTTCGCGCAATCGAGATTACTCTGGAGACGGCATGA
- a CDS encoding (2Fe-2S)-binding protein, which yields MNRRRFVVKISATAFVMYLGLRAAARAARSSAKISESRPERLVLHVNGAERTLEIDPRVTLLDALRDHLGLTGTKKGCDQGTCGACTVHVNGRRINSCLTLAMMHAGDEITTIEGIADHGRLHPIQAAFIKHDGFQCGYCTSGQIMSAIALLNEGHSLDRETIQAQMSGNLCRCGCYPHIVDAIADGSVTE from the coding sequence ATGAATCGACGGCGATTCGTCGTCAAAATATCCGCCACCGCGTTCGTCATGTACCTTGGCCTTCGAGCCGCAGCACGCGCCGCGCGCTCCAGCGCGAAGATTAGCGAATCCAGACCGGAGCGGTTGGTACTGCATGTGAATGGCGCCGAGCGTACGCTCGAGATAGATCCTCGCGTAACCCTGCTCGACGCTCTTCGCGACCACCTAGGACTGACGGGAACCAAAAAAGGCTGCGATCAGGGAACCTGCGGAGCGTGCACCGTGCACGTGAACGGCCGGCGGATCAACTCTTGCCTCACGCTCGCCATGATGCACGCCGGCGACGAGATCACGACCATCGAAGGCATTGCAGACCACGGCCGCTTGCATCCGATTCAAGCGGCGTTTATCAAGCACGATGGATTTCAGTGCGGCTACTGCACCTCAGGACAGATCATGTCCGCGATTGCGCTCCTCAACGAAGGGCATTCGCTCGATCGGGAGACGATTCAAGCCCAGATGAGCGGCAATCTGTGCCGATGCGGATGCTATCCGCATATCGTTGACGCGATTGCGGATGGGAGTGTCACGGAATGA